From Humisphaera borealis, the proteins below share one genomic window:
- a CDS encoding sigma-54-dependent transcriptional regulator has product MARILICDDQEMMRDSLAAILAREGHEVVATGDGPAAVSRLSTGRFDLLITDLKMPRMTGLELLSEAKRLRADMPVVLMTAFATVQTAVEAMKLGAYDYIQKPFDGEEIKLLVDRTLEHNRLIRENATLRSMAEASLAPRPLVGDGDLMREVKRKIDLVGRSTATVLIRGESGTGKEVVARAIHAASDRRDKPFLAVNCAALSENLLESELFGHEKGAFTGADKLRRGRFELADGGTLLLDEISEIAPALQAKLLRVLQESMFERVGSSVSQQIDVRVVATTNRDLETEVENGKFRQDLFYRLNVVPIDLPPLRHRPEDIGDLCRHFLSLAARRCGQAYRHIEPEALRLLTRYAWPGNVRELQNIVERAMVLETEPGLVRASTIEPWLKPAKAPSTAAVDNLAGKPLADIEKQVILTTLRRFQGHRVKTAGALGIGVRTLGMKIKKWKEEGEESLVGVEAEVD; this is encoded by the coding sequence ATGGCACGCATACTCATCTGTGACGATCAGGAAATGATGCGGGATTCGCTCGCCGCGATTCTCGCCCGCGAAGGGCATGAGGTCGTTGCCACCGGTGACGGTCCGGCGGCGGTGTCGCGGCTGTCCACCGGGCGGTTCGATCTGCTCATTACCGACCTGAAAATGCCCCGCATGACCGGCCTGGAACTGCTGTCCGAGGCCAAACGTCTTCGCGCCGACATGCCGGTGGTGTTGATGACGGCGTTCGCCACCGTGCAGACCGCCGTCGAGGCGATGAAGCTGGGTGCGTACGACTACATCCAGAAACCGTTCGACGGCGAAGAGATCAAGCTGCTGGTCGATCGCACGCTCGAACACAACCGCCTGATCCGCGAGAACGCCACCCTGCGATCAATGGCAGAGGCCTCGCTCGCGCCACGGCCCCTGGTCGGTGATGGTGACCTGATGCGCGAGGTCAAACGCAAGATCGACCTCGTCGGCCGCAGCACGGCGACCGTCCTGATTCGCGGCGAAAGCGGGACGGGTAAAGAGGTCGTCGCCCGCGCCATCCACGCCGCCAGCGATCGCCGCGACAAACCCTTCCTGGCCGTGAACTGCGCCGCCCTAAGCGAAAATCTGCTGGAGTCTGAACTGTTCGGCCACGAGAAAGGCGCGTTCACCGGTGCCGACAAGCTTCGGCGCGGCCGATTCGAGCTTGCCGACGGCGGCACGCTCCTTCTCGACGAGATCAGCGAGATCGCCCCGGCGCTGCAGGCGAAACTGCTCCGCGTTCTGCAGGAAAGCATGTTCGAGCGCGTCGGTTCGAGCGTCAGCCAGCAGATCGATGTGCGCGTCGTCGCCACGACCAATCGCGACCTCGAGACCGAGGTCGAGAACGGCAAGTTCCGCCAGGATCTGTTCTACCGTTTGAACGTGGTACCGATCGACCTGCCGCCACTTCGGCATCGGCCGGAGGACATCGGCGACCTGTGCCGGCACTTCCTGAGCCTGGCGGCCCGCCGGTGCGGGCAGGCCTATCGGCACATCGAGCCCGAGGCGCTGCGGCTGCTGACCAGGTACGCCTGGCCTGGCAACGTTCGCGAACTGCAGAACATCGTCGAACGGGCAATGGTGCTAGAAACCGAGCCCGGCCTGGTGCGGGCATCGACGATCGAACCCTGGCTCAAGCCGGCCAAGGCGCCGTCAACCGCCGCCGTCGATAACCTCGCCGGCAAGCCGCTGGCGGACATCGAAAAGCAGGTCATTCTGACGACGCTTCGGCGGTTCCAGGGCCATCGCGTCAAGACGGCCGGTGCACTGGGGATCGGCGTGCGGACGCTGGGAATGAAGATCAAGAAGTGGAAGGAAGAAGGCGAAGAGTCGCTCGTCGGCGTCGAGGCGGAAGTGGACTGA
- a CDS encoding flagellar basal body rod protein FlgB, translating into MFIDRLINQGNAPLLEQWMRFTEERHRLIAQNVVNISTPGYKPVDLDEGKFTAMLRDRADARRNAAPGRVRFDDIGGEASNAEHGILFHDGQNRSMEQLMTDQAKNALMHNMVVELLRRQFSSLEAALKERVS; encoded by the coding sequence ATGTTCATCGATCGTCTCATCAATCAGGGAAACGCGCCGCTGCTGGAGCAGTGGATGCGGTTCACCGAAGAGCGACATCGGCTGATCGCGCAGAACGTGGTGAACATCTCGACGCCCGGTTACAAGCCGGTCGATCTGGACGAAGGCAAGTTCACCGCAATGCTGCGCGACCGTGCCGATGCCCGTCGCAACGCGGCCCCGGGAAGGGTCCGCTTCGACGACATCGGCGGCGAAGCCTCGAATGCCGAGCACGGCATTCTGTTCCACGACGGGCAGAACCGGTCGATGGAACAACTGATGACCGATCAGGCGAAGAACGCCCTGATGCACAACATGGTGGTCGAACTGCTTCGAAGGCAGTTCTCGTCGCTGGAAGCGGCGTTAAAAGAACGAGTTTCGTAA
- the flgC gene encoding flagellar basal body rod protein FlgC: MFDVLDMGASGLKAQRTRLDVIAQNILNADTTRSADGKVEPYRRKFATLVSGRSAGEPNKPGVHVGKVESDKAPYVPKFEPGHPDADKNGMVMYPNVDLSVEFVNAIEASRAYEANVNLMDVTKQMMSSTLRLIA; this comes from the coding sequence ATGTTCGATGTACTCGATATGGGCGCCAGCGGGTTGAAGGCTCAGCGCACGCGGCTGGACGTCATCGCGCAGAACATCCTGAACGCCGATACCACACGCAGCGCCGACGGCAAGGTGGAACCTTACCGCCGAAAGTTCGCCACGCTGGTGTCCGGGCGGTCCGCAGGTGAACCGAACAAGCCCGGCGTTCACGTCGGGAAGGTCGAGTCGGACAAGGCGCCCTACGTGCCGAAGTTCGAGCCCGGCCATCCGGACGCCGACAAAAACGGCATGGTGATGTACCCCAATGTCGATCTGTCGGTCGAGTTCGTCAACGCGATCGAGGCCTCGCGGGCCTACGAAGCGAACGTGAACCTGATGGATGTGACCAAGCAAATGATGAGTTCGACCTTGCGTCTGATCGCGTAG
- the fliE gene encoding flagellar hook-basal body complex protein FliE has product MINGIDPNFAAGKLGGSTPTSKPTSGSSGFADVLKGHIEEVSKLQQDASKAVEDLATGRTENVAGVMTAMEKSDIAFKTLLAIRAKLMDAYDEIKNIGV; this is encoded by the coding sequence ATGATCAACGGCATCGATCCCAACTTCGCGGCAGGTAAGCTCGGCGGTTCCACGCCGACTTCCAAGCCCACTTCGGGATCATCGGGGTTTGCCGACGTACTCAAGGGGCACATCGAAGAAGTCTCCAAACTTCAGCAGGACGCCAGCAAGGCCGTCGAGGACCTGGCGACCGGCCGCACGGAAAACGTCGCCGGCGTCATGACCGCGATGGAGAAATCCGACATCGCATTCAAGACCCTCCTGGCGATCCGGGCCAAGCTGATGGACGCGTACGATGAGATCAAGAACATCGGCGTCTAG
- the fliG gene encoding flagellar motor switch protein FliG → MKDEFGSSLILHPSSLSFMAQAELNGVRKSAILLLSLDQDQAAEVLKRLPPEMIEEVSREIASLGEVKVPLRRTVLGEFYNLALANSYVTEGGLEYAKSLLRKSLSEADAAKAIKQVTQQVATTPFAFLQKAESENLLTFIQDEHPQTIALILAHLNPQKASEILVGLAGQKQIEVVKRIANMEQTNPEVIKEVERGLEHRLSDIVSQTFEKAGGIDSVAEMLNLADRATEKGIMEGLEAEDPDLVEQIRRLMFVFEDILLVNDKGIQSVLKEIENETLALALKTASQDLKDKIFKNMSERAAQLIGEDMQYMGPVRVSDVEQAQQKIVDVVRRLEASGEIIIAGRGGEKEMIV, encoded by the coding sequence ATGAAGGATGAATTCGGTTCATCTCTCATCCTTCATCCTTCATCCTTATCATTCATGGCCCAGGCAGAACTCAACGGTGTTCGTAAGTCGGCGATTCTGCTGCTGTCGCTCGATCAGGATCAGGCGGCCGAGGTGCTCAAGCGCCTACCGCCGGAGATGATCGAAGAAGTCAGCCGCGAGATCGCCTCTCTCGGCGAGGTCAAGGTTCCGCTGCGCCGTACGGTGCTCGGCGAGTTCTACAACCTGGCGCTGGCCAACTCGTACGTCACCGAAGGCGGTCTGGAATACGCCAAGTCGCTGCTCCGCAAGAGCCTCAGCGAGGCCGACGCCGCGAAAGCGATCAAGCAGGTCACCCAGCAGGTCGCGACGACGCCTTTCGCGTTTCTGCAGAAGGCCGAGAGCGAGAACCTGCTGACGTTCATCCAGGACGAACACCCGCAGACGATTGCCCTGATCCTGGCGCATCTCAACCCGCAGAAAGCCAGCGAGATTCTTGTCGGTCTGGCCGGGCAGAAGCAGATCGAGGTGGTTAAGCGCATCGCGAACATGGAGCAGACCAACCCGGAGGTGATCAAGGAGGTCGAGCGCGGGCTCGAGCACCGGCTGTCCGACATCGTCAGCCAGACGTTCGAGAAGGCCGGCGGCATCGACTCGGTCGCCGAGATGCTCAACCTCGCCGACCGTGCAACGGAGAAGGGGATCATGGAAGGCCTCGAAGCCGAGGACCCGGACCTCGTCGAGCAGATCCGCCGGCTCATGTTCGTCTTCGAGGACATCCTGCTGGTCAACGACAAGGGCATTCAGTCGGTGCTCAAGGAGATCGAGAATGAGACGCTGGCTCTGGCGCTCAAGACCGCAAGCCAGGATCTCAAGGACAAGATCTTCAAGAACATGTCGGAACGCGCCGCGCAGCTCATCGGCGAAGACATGCAGTACATGGGCCCGGTCCGCGTCAGCGATGTCGAACAGGCCCAGCAGAAGATCGTCGACGTCGTCCGCCGCCTGGAAGCCAGCGGCGAAATCATCATCGCCGGCCGCGGCGGCGAGAAGGAAATGATTGTTTGA